GAGGGTGTGCGTCCGAGGGCATATGAGGATAGCTCGATTCCGATTGGGTTTGGCCAAACTGCATCTCAGCCGTCGCTCCAGGCACACTACCTGACCATCCTGCGGCCGACTACTGACGACAAGGTCCTCGAAATCGGGACTGGGTGCGGATACCTGACCGCGCTGTTGTGCCTGATGGCCGATCGAGTCTACTCGGTCGAGAGAGTGCGCGAACTGTCTCAGCGCTCTCGGAAGGCCCTTGATGCGTTTGGTGTGAAGAACACTGCACTGCTTGTGGGCGACGGTACCATCGGGTGGCGGAAGTACGCCCCCTTTGATGTGATCGTCGTGTCGGCGGCTTCACCTTCGGTCCCTCAGGCACTTGTGGACCAACTCGCCGATGGTGGCAGGATGATTATTCCTGTGGGTGCCCGGGACACACAGGAGCTTGTCTTGGTGAAAAAGTCCGGATTTGCTGTCACGGAGGAGAAGGTGGAGGGCGAGGTCACTTTCGTGCCGTTGC
The Longimicrobiales bacterium DNA segment above includes these coding regions:
- a CDS encoding protein-L-isoaspartate(D-aspartate) O-methyltransferase, whose translation is MGSDALTDTRYVAYRRKLIEDIRARGVDDLEILQLFDRVPRHIFLPEGVRPRAYEDSSIPIGFGQTASQPSLQAHYLTILRPTTDDKVLEIGTGCGYLTALLCLMADRVYSVERVRELSQRSRKALDAFGVKNTALLVGDGTIGWRKYAPFDVIVVSAASPSVPQALVDQLADGGRMIIPVGARDTQELVLVKKSGFAVTEEKVEGEVTFVPLLGRFAWNDEAGG